The following proteins are co-located in the Syngnathus scovelli strain Florida chromosome 21, RoL_Ssco_1.2, whole genome shotgun sequence genome:
- the shisa9a gene encoding protein shisa-9A, whose product MRGDSFLLGFLLLKVTALVCKADGEPGLLGGFVMIATSNGSREEESVSEETPHTEDKCRGYYDVMGQWDPPFVCKASNYLYCCGTCGFRFCCSDKDSRLDQSTCKNYDTPLWMKTGQTPYKKMNKLHDSTKDKTNLIVYIICGVVAIMALVGIFTKLGLEKAHRPQRENMSRAVASVLQGGCPGEQYRGEEALGLHSKHYASRAANFQGAQINNNVGPGSNMVQQHPYPSLSQLAHVYEHQQQQQQQQQQQQQQQQQQQQQQQQQQQQQQQQQQQQQQQQQQQQQLQQLQQQNKEFNKYASLKAVAAKYNGDVFNKRRMMVELPTKGGLPLQPMGNSRPPMTNLSSMTTNPIASNPMASHSMNHMTSKAPMTSMTPMTAMTPMNSLAPMTSMTPMTSLGPLTPEPVATYVTEMSRIPSVSNLPTDRRGAGVTSLKPNGQKSKSNHSHVTHGSHSALTHLHSHSSKPTGLGTTSLAHMGGTMPGGTSLGISRVSETPVGSSFATMGRPLAYSSNTISSGHTMGLRGWDGTETVGRRKNYGHKRPQCTVLEPNQLHGSRGHSHSQHFLPTQPYFVTNSKTEVTV is encoded by the exons ATGAGAGGCGATTCTTTTCTCCTCGGCTTCCTGCTCCTCAAAGTTACCGCTCTGGTGTGCAAGGCTGACGGGGAGCCGGGCTTGCTCGGGGGCTTCGTGATGATCGCCACCTCCAACGGCTCCAGGGAGGAGGAGAGCGTGTCCGAGGAGACCCCGCACACCGAGGACAAATGCAGGGGCTACTACGACGTGATGGGCCAGTGGGACCCTCCGTTTGTTTGCAAAGCGAGCAATTATTTATACTGCTGCGGCACCTGTGGATTCCGCTTCTGCTGCTCCGACAAAGACTCTCGACTGGATCAGAGCACCTGTAAGAACTACGACACCCCACTGTGGATGAAGACCGGCCAAACCCCGTATAAGAAAATGAACAAGCTGCACGACAGCACCAAAGACAAGACGAACTTGATTGTTTACATCATATGCGGAGTTGTGGCTATCATGGCGCTTGTGGGGATTTTCACCAAATTGGGGCTCGAAAAGGCTCACCGTCCGCAGAGAGAGAATATGTCCCG GGCGGTGGCCAGTGTGCTGCAAGGCGGATGTCCAGGTGAGCAGTACCGAGGAGAGGAGGCCCTCGGCTTGCATTCCAAGCACTACGCTTCCAGGGCTGCCAACTTTC AGGGTGCTCAGATTAACAACAACGTTGGACCCGGGTCAAACATGGTCCAACAGCACCCGTATCCTAGCCTCAGCCAGTTGGCTCATGTGTAtgaacatcagcagcagcagcagcaacagcaacagcaacaacaacagcaacagcaacagcaacagcaacagcaacagcagcagcagcagcagcagcagcaacaacaacaacaacaacaacaacagcagcagcagcaacagcagcttcAACAGTTGCAGCAGCAAAACAAGGAATTCAACAAATATGCCTCCCTGAAGGCCGTGG CTGCCAAATACAACGGTGATGTGTTCAACAAGCGCAGGATGATGGTGGAGCTCCCAACAAAAGGCGGTCTCCCGCTCCAACCCATGGGCAACTCCCGACCCCCCATGACCAACTTGTCATCGATGACCACCAACCCGATCGCTTCGAACCCCATGGCTTCCCACTCCATGAACCACATGACCTCCAAGGCCCCTATGACGTCAATGACACCCATGACCGCGATGACGCCCATGAACTCCCTTGCCCCAATGACTTCTATGACTCCGATGACCTCATTGGGACCGCTGACCCCAGAGCCGGTGGCAACATATGTTACCGAGATGTCCAGAATCCCCTCCGTGTCAAACCTCCCGACAGACCGACGCGGCGCCGGAGTAACGTCGTTAAAGCCCAACGGCCAGAAATCCAAAAGCAACCACAGTCACGTCACCCACGGCTCCCACAGTGCCCTCACTCACCTTCACAGCCACAGTAGCAAGCCCACAGGACTGGGGACGACCTCCTTGGCACACATGGGGGGTACTATGCCCGGGGGCACATCCCTAGGAATATCCAGGGTTTCCGAGACCCCCGTGGGCTCCAGCTTTGCAACAATGGGCCGACCGTTGGCGTACAGTTCTAATACCATCTCGTCTGGGCATACGATGGGCTTAAGGGGCTGGGATGGGACAGAGACGGTGGGCCGGAGGAAGAACTACGGCCACAAGAGGCCTCAGTGTACGGTGCTGGAACCAAACCAGCTCCATGGCAGCAGAGGCCACAGCCACAGCCAACACTTCCTCCCCACACAGCCCTACTTTGTGACCAACAGCAAGACAGAGGTGACTGTGTGA